In the genome of Notamacropus eugenii isolate mMacEug1 chromosome 5, mMacEug1.pri_v2, whole genome shotgun sequence, one region contains:
- the RINL gene encoding ras and Rab interactor-like protein isoform X5, producing the protein MNTDPHREAMGTFRILETSAGVALQGSRLSFPDLPELLAFLSTSRDILPQPLLLPPRSLRPGVPLTEPLHIGRVWVTSTKGALSVVNPLYLRDHGSWEPKEETSEPGRKDTLAPQSLGPHRVSWIEGPPSPETETETWSLYNLEKVEDKLVEADETKDGGEEDPEPGGGVYQRVQALAQVQGSLVAKQHRALQARLREAQRGSRGPEAGDPATELLQDIRHLLADLKDHLVNDPEVQAAYRARTALPTQDHEDLEAMVEAAVCWVVLRPLQPILWTKLRTLRAQDLQQLQQHQEGMRARALQEAPVPSPTRHRIHARLARLHTACVPQRKVALLLAICRDVYEGLAQSGQREPLGADDFLPALTEELLWSPDIEATQLDVEFLMEILDPAELLGETGYYLTTWFGALHHIAHFQPATSGSAPKGLSYEARASIRLWQRRRTLHTSGRTVASPSMQLENPWESLEEDKSGAENGCLPGESASFTTSDL; encoded by the exons ATGAATACAGACCCCCACCGGGAGGCCATGGGAACCTTTCGGATTCTAGAGACCTCTGCAG GAGTAGCTCTGCAGGGCTCTCGGCTCAGCTTCCCAGATTTGCCTGAACTCCTGGCTTTTCTCTCCACCAGCAG GGACATCCTGCCCCAGCCCCTGCTCCTTCCCCCCAGATCCCTGAGGCCTGGAGTCCCTCTTACTG aaCCTCTCCATATTGGAAGGGTCTGGGTCACCTCCACCAAAGGGGCCCTCTCCGTGGTGAATCCCCTGTATTTGAGGGACCATGGGTCATGGGAACCCAAAGAGGAGACCTCAGAACCGGGTCGGAAGGATACCCTAG CGCCTCAGTCTCTGGGGCCTCATCGGGTCTCCTGGATAGAGGGTCCTCCGAGTCCTGAGACTGAGACTGAGACCTGGTCCCTCTATAACCTGGAGAAAGTTGAGGACAAGTTGGTGGAGGCTGATGAGACcaaggatggaggggaggaagacCCAGAGCCTGGGGGTGGAGTGTACCAGAGAGTGCAGGCTCTGGCACAGGTTCAGGGCAGCCTTGTGGCCAAGCAGCATCGAGCACTTCAGGCCAGGCTCAGGGAAGCCCAGAGGGGTTCCCGTGGGCCAGAGGCTGGGGACCCAGCCACTGAGCTGCTGCAGGACATTCGCCATCTTCTCGCTGACCTCAAAGACCACCTAGTGAATGACCCAGAGGTCCAGGCTGCCTATAGGGCCAGGACAGCCCTACCCACTCAGGATCATGAGGATCTAG AAGCCATGGTGGAGGCAGCTGTGTGCTGGGTGGTGCTGAGGCCCCTCCAGCCGATCCTGTGGACCAAGCTTCGTACGCTGAGAGcccaggatctccagcagctacAGCAGCATCAGGAGGGGATGCGAGCCCGGGCACTGCAGGAAGCCCCTGTCCCCAGCCCAACCAGACACCGCATCCATGCCCGCTTGGCTCGCCTACACACTGCCTGCGTGCCACAGCGCAAAGTGGCTCTTCTGCTGGCCATCTGTCGGGATGTCTATGAGGGCCTTGCCCAGAGTGGGCAGCGGG AACCCCTGGGGGCCGATGACTTCTTGCCAGCCCTGACAGAGGAGCTTCTGTGGAGTCCAGACATCGAGGCCACCCAGCTGGATGTGGAATTCCTCATGGAGATTCTGGACCCTGCAGAGCTGCTGGGGGAAA CTGGGTATTACCTGACCACTTGGTTTGGGGCCCTTCACCACATAGCCCACTTCCAGCCAGCAACATCTGGGTCAGCCCCAAAAGGCCTCAGCTATGAGGCTAGGGCCTCCATCCGACTTTGGCAACGCCGTCGGACACTCCACACCTCGGGCCGGACTGTGGCCAG cCCATCTATGCAACTTGAGAACCCTTGGGAGAGTCTGGAAGAAGACAAGTCTGGAGCTGAGAATGGCTGCCTGCCAGGGGAATCTGCTTCTTTTACCACCAGCGACCTGTGA
- the RINL gene encoding ras and Rab interactor-like protein isoform X3 produces MHQPEDSGDGHPLEGERLLKLRRRLMRTRGLWQIPQLDARSSLDMLAQQPPGSFLVTGFGLSLALTMNTDPHREAMGTFRILETSAGVALQGSRLSFPDLPELLAFLSTSRDILPQPLLLPPRSLRPGVPLTEPLHIGRVWVTSTKGALSVVNPLYLRDHGSWEPKEETSEPGRKDTLAPQSLGPHRVSWIEGPPSPETETETWSLYNLEKVEDKLVEADETKDGGEEDPEPGGGVYQRVQALAQVQGSLVAKQHRALQARLREAQRGSRGPEAGDPATELLQDIRHLLADLKDHLVNDPEVQAAYRARTALPTQDHEDLEAMVEAAVCWVVLRPLQPILWTKLRTLRAQDLQQLQQHQEGMRARALQEAPVPSPTRHRIHARLARLHTACVPQRKVALLLAICRDVYEGLAQSGQREPLGADDFLPALTEELLWSPDIEATQLDVEFLMEILDPAELLGETGYYLTTWFGALHHIAHFQPATSGSAPKGLSYEARASIRLWQRRRTLHTSGRTVASPSMQLENPWESLEEDKSGAENGCLPGESASFTTSDL; encoded by the exons ATGCACCAGCCTGAGGATTCAGGAGATGGACATCCACTGGAGGGAGAGAG GCTCCTCAAGCTAAGACGCCGTCTGATGAGGACTCGGGGTCTGTGGCAGATCCCACAACTCGATGCTCGGAGTTCTCTAGATATGCTGGCCCAGCAGCCCCCAGGG AGTTTCCTAGTCACAGGGTTTGGCCTGAGCCTGGCCCTCACGATGAATACAGACCCCCACCGGGAGGCCATGGGAACCTTTCGGATTCTAGAGACCTCTGCAG GAGTAGCTCTGCAGGGCTCTCGGCTCAGCTTCCCAGATTTGCCTGAACTCCTGGCTTTTCTCTCCACCAGCAG GGACATCCTGCCCCAGCCCCTGCTCCTTCCCCCCAGATCCCTGAGGCCTGGAGTCCCTCTTACTG aaCCTCTCCATATTGGAAGGGTCTGGGTCACCTCCACCAAAGGGGCCCTCTCCGTGGTGAATCCCCTGTATTTGAGGGACCATGGGTCATGGGAACCCAAAGAGGAGACCTCAGAACCGGGTCGGAAGGATACCCTAG CGCCTCAGTCTCTGGGGCCTCATCGGGTCTCCTGGATAGAGGGTCCTCCGAGTCCTGAGACTGAGACTGAGACCTGGTCCCTCTATAACCTGGAGAAAGTTGAGGACAAGTTGGTGGAGGCTGATGAGACcaaggatggaggggaggaagacCCAGAGCCTGGGGGTGGAGTGTACCAGAGAGTGCAGGCTCTGGCACAGGTTCAGGGCAGCCTTGTGGCCAAGCAGCATCGAGCACTTCAGGCCAGGCTCAGGGAAGCCCAGAGGGGTTCCCGTGGGCCAGAGGCTGGGGACCCAGCCACTGAGCTGCTGCAGGACATTCGCCATCTTCTCGCTGACCTCAAAGACCACCTAGTGAATGACCCAGAGGTCCAGGCTGCCTATAGGGCCAGGACAGCCCTACCCACTCAGGATCATGAGGATCTAG AAGCCATGGTGGAGGCAGCTGTGTGCTGGGTGGTGCTGAGGCCCCTCCAGCCGATCCTGTGGACCAAGCTTCGTACGCTGAGAGcccaggatctccagcagctacAGCAGCATCAGGAGGGGATGCGAGCCCGGGCACTGCAGGAAGCCCCTGTCCCCAGCCCAACCAGACACCGCATCCATGCCCGCTTGGCTCGCCTACACACTGCCTGCGTGCCACAGCGCAAAGTGGCTCTTCTGCTGGCCATCTGTCGGGATGTCTATGAGGGCCTTGCCCAGAGTGGGCAGCGGG AACCCCTGGGGGCCGATGACTTCTTGCCAGCCCTGACAGAGGAGCTTCTGTGGAGTCCAGACATCGAGGCCACCCAGCTGGATGTGGAATTCCTCATGGAGATTCTGGACCCTGCAGAGCTGCTGGGGGAAA CTGGGTATTACCTGACCACTTGGTTTGGGGCCCTTCACCACATAGCCCACTTCCAGCCAGCAACATCTGGGTCAGCCCCAAAAGGCCTCAGCTATGAGGCTAGGGCCTCCATCCGACTTTGGCAACGCCGTCGGACACTCCACACCTCGGGCCGGACTGTGGCCAG cCCATCTATGCAACTTGAGAACCCTTGGGAGAGTCTGGAAGAAGACAAGTCTGGAGCTGAGAATGGCTGCCTGCCAGGGGAATCTGCTTCTTTTACCACCAGCGACCTGTGA
- the RINL gene encoding ras and Rab interactor-like protein isoform X2, which translates to MYSQILQLVGGLVMGRDVLDAHDPAFPAQVQESGLEFPWVWSVATGLCSWKMHQPEDSGDGHPLEGERLLKLRRRLMRTRGLWQIPQLDARSSLDMLAQQPPGSFLVTGFGLSLALTMNTDPHREAMGTFRILETSAGVALQGSRLSFPDLPELLAFLSTSRDILPQPLLLPPRSLRPGVPLTEPLHIGRVWVTSTKGALSVVNPLYLRDHGSWEPKEETSEPGRKDTLAPQSLGPHRVSWIEGPPSPETETETWSLYNLEKVEDKLVEADETKDGGEEDPEPGGGVYQRVQALAQVQGSLVAKQHRALQARLREAQRGSRGPEAGDPATELLQDIRHLLADLKDHLVNDPEVQAAYRARTALPTQDHEDLEAMVEAAVCWVVLRPLQPILWTKLRTLRAQDLQQLQQHQEGMRARALQEAPVPSPTRHRIHARLARLHTACVPQRKVALLLAICRDVYEGLAQSGQREPLGADDFLPALTEELLWSPDIEATQLDVEFLMEILDPAELLGETHFQPATSGSAPKGLSYEARASIRLWQRRRTLHTSGRTVASPSMQLENPWESLEEDKSGAENGCLPGESASFTTSDL; encoded by the exons ATGTATAGCCAGATCCTACAGTTGGTGGGAGGGCTCGTCATGGGGAGAGATGTTCTTGATGCCCATGATCCAGCCTTCCCTGCTCAGGTGCAAGAGTCAGGCCTTGAATTCCCTTGGGTCTGGTCAGTGGCCACTGGCCTGTGTTCCTGGAAGATGCACCAGCCTGAGGATTCAGGAGATGGACATCCACTGGAGGGAGAGAG GCTCCTCAAGCTAAGACGCCGTCTGATGAGGACTCGGGGTCTGTGGCAGATCCCACAACTCGATGCTCGGAGTTCTCTAGATATGCTGGCCCAGCAGCCCCCAGGG AGTTTCCTAGTCACAGGGTTTGGCCTGAGCCTGGCCCTCACGATGAATACAGACCCCCACCGGGAGGCCATGGGAACCTTTCGGATTCTAGAGACCTCTGCAG GAGTAGCTCTGCAGGGCTCTCGGCTCAGCTTCCCAGATTTGCCTGAACTCCTGGCTTTTCTCTCCACCAGCAG GGACATCCTGCCCCAGCCCCTGCTCCTTCCCCCCAGATCCCTGAGGCCTGGAGTCCCTCTTACTG aaCCTCTCCATATTGGAAGGGTCTGGGTCACCTCCACCAAAGGGGCCCTCTCCGTGGTGAATCCCCTGTATTTGAGGGACCATGGGTCATGGGAACCCAAAGAGGAGACCTCAGAACCGGGTCGGAAGGATACCCTAG CGCCTCAGTCTCTGGGGCCTCATCGGGTCTCCTGGATAGAGGGTCCTCCGAGTCCTGAGACTGAGACTGAGACCTGGTCCCTCTATAACCTGGAGAAAGTTGAGGACAAGTTGGTGGAGGCTGATGAGACcaaggatggaggggaggaagacCCAGAGCCTGGGGGTGGAGTGTACCAGAGAGTGCAGGCTCTGGCACAGGTTCAGGGCAGCCTTGTGGCCAAGCAGCATCGAGCACTTCAGGCCAGGCTCAGGGAAGCCCAGAGGGGTTCCCGTGGGCCAGAGGCTGGGGACCCAGCCACTGAGCTGCTGCAGGACATTCGCCATCTTCTCGCTGACCTCAAAGACCACCTAGTGAATGACCCAGAGGTCCAGGCTGCCTATAGGGCCAGGACAGCCCTACCCACTCAGGATCATGAGGATCTAG AAGCCATGGTGGAGGCAGCTGTGTGCTGGGTGGTGCTGAGGCCCCTCCAGCCGATCCTGTGGACCAAGCTTCGTACGCTGAGAGcccaggatctccagcagctacAGCAGCATCAGGAGGGGATGCGAGCCCGGGCACTGCAGGAAGCCCCTGTCCCCAGCCCAACCAGACACCGCATCCATGCCCGCTTGGCTCGCCTACACACTGCCTGCGTGCCACAGCGCAAAGTGGCTCTTCTGCTGGCCATCTGTCGGGATGTCTATGAGGGCCTTGCCCAGAGTGGGCAGCGGG AACCCCTGGGGGCCGATGACTTCTTGCCAGCCCTGACAGAGGAGCTTCTGTGGAGTCCAGACATCGAGGCCACCCAGCTGGATGTGGAATTCCTCATGGAGATTCTGGACCCTGCAGAGCTGCTGGGGGAAA CCCACTTCCAGCCAGCAACATCTGGGTCAGCCCCAAAAGGCCTCAGCTATGAGGCTAGGGCCTCCATCCGACTTTGGCAACGCCGTCGGACACTCCACACCTCGGGCCGGACTGTGGCCAG cCCATCTATGCAACTTGAGAACCCTTGGGAGAGTCTGGAAGAAGACAAGTCTGGAGCTGAGAATGGCTGCCTGCCAGGGGAATCTGCTTCTTTTACCACCAGCGACCTGTGA
- the RINL gene encoding ras and Rab interactor-like protein isoform X4, protein MYSQILQLVGGLVMGRDVLDAHDPAFPAQVQESGLEFPWVWSVATGLCSWKMHQPEDSGDGHPLEGERLLKLRRRLMRTRGLWQIPQLDARSSLDMLAQQPPGSFLVTGFGLSLALTMNTDPHREAMGTFRILETSAGVALQGSRLSFPDLPELLAFLSTSRDILPQPLLLPPRSLRPGVPLTEPLHIGRVWVTSTKGALSVVNPLYLRDHGSWEPKEETSEPGRKDTLAPQSLGPHRVSWIEGPPSPETETETWSLYNLEKVEDKLVEADETKDGGEEDPEPGGGVYQRVQALAQVQGSLVAKQHRALQARLREAQRGSRGPEAGDPATELLQDIRHLLADLKDHLVNDPEVQAAYRARTALPTQDHEDLEAMVEAAVCWVVLRPLQPILWTKLRTLRAQDLQQLQQHQEGMRARALQEAPVPSPTRHRIHARLARLHTACVPQRKVALLLAICRDVYEGLAQSGQREPLGADDFLPALTEELLWSPDIEATQLDVEFLMEILDPAELLGETHLCNLRTLGRVWKKTSLELRMAACQGNLLLLPPATCDP, encoded by the exons ATGTATAGCCAGATCCTACAGTTGGTGGGAGGGCTCGTCATGGGGAGAGATGTTCTTGATGCCCATGATCCAGCCTTCCCTGCTCAGGTGCAAGAGTCAGGCCTTGAATTCCCTTGGGTCTGGTCAGTGGCCACTGGCCTGTGTTCCTGGAAGATGCACCAGCCTGAGGATTCAGGAGATGGACATCCACTGGAGGGAGAGAG GCTCCTCAAGCTAAGACGCCGTCTGATGAGGACTCGGGGTCTGTGGCAGATCCCACAACTCGATGCTCGGAGTTCTCTAGATATGCTGGCCCAGCAGCCCCCAGGG AGTTTCCTAGTCACAGGGTTTGGCCTGAGCCTGGCCCTCACGATGAATACAGACCCCCACCGGGAGGCCATGGGAACCTTTCGGATTCTAGAGACCTCTGCAG GAGTAGCTCTGCAGGGCTCTCGGCTCAGCTTCCCAGATTTGCCTGAACTCCTGGCTTTTCTCTCCACCAGCAG GGACATCCTGCCCCAGCCCCTGCTCCTTCCCCCCAGATCCCTGAGGCCTGGAGTCCCTCTTACTG aaCCTCTCCATATTGGAAGGGTCTGGGTCACCTCCACCAAAGGGGCCCTCTCCGTGGTGAATCCCCTGTATTTGAGGGACCATGGGTCATGGGAACCCAAAGAGGAGACCTCAGAACCGGGTCGGAAGGATACCCTAG CGCCTCAGTCTCTGGGGCCTCATCGGGTCTCCTGGATAGAGGGTCCTCCGAGTCCTGAGACTGAGACTGAGACCTGGTCCCTCTATAACCTGGAGAAAGTTGAGGACAAGTTGGTGGAGGCTGATGAGACcaaggatggaggggaggaagacCCAGAGCCTGGGGGTGGAGTGTACCAGAGAGTGCAGGCTCTGGCACAGGTTCAGGGCAGCCTTGTGGCCAAGCAGCATCGAGCACTTCAGGCCAGGCTCAGGGAAGCCCAGAGGGGTTCCCGTGGGCCAGAGGCTGGGGACCCAGCCACTGAGCTGCTGCAGGACATTCGCCATCTTCTCGCTGACCTCAAAGACCACCTAGTGAATGACCCAGAGGTCCAGGCTGCCTATAGGGCCAGGACAGCCCTACCCACTCAGGATCATGAGGATCTAG AAGCCATGGTGGAGGCAGCTGTGTGCTGGGTGGTGCTGAGGCCCCTCCAGCCGATCCTGTGGACCAAGCTTCGTACGCTGAGAGcccaggatctccagcagctacAGCAGCATCAGGAGGGGATGCGAGCCCGGGCACTGCAGGAAGCCCCTGTCCCCAGCCCAACCAGACACCGCATCCATGCCCGCTTGGCTCGCCTACACACTGCCTGCGTGCCACAGCGCAAAGTGGCTCTTCTGCTGGCCATCTGTCGGGATGTCTATGAGGGCCTTGCCCAGAGTGGGCAGCGGG AACCCCTGGGGGCCGATGACTTCTTGCCAGCCCTGACAGAGGAGCTTCTGTGGAGTCCAGACATCGAGGCCACCCAGCTGGATGTGGAATTCCTCATGGAGATTCTGGACCCTGCAGAGCTGCTGGGGGAAA cCCATCTATGCAACTTGAGAACCCTTGGGAGAGTCTGGAAGAAGACAAGTCTGGAGCTGAGAATGGCTGCCTGCCAGGGGAATCTGCTTCTTTTACCACCAGCGACCTGTGACCCATGA
- the SIRT2 gene encoding NAD-dependent protein deacetylase sirtuin-2 isoform X1, whose product MAEADPPGPPQDEAGKVQDAQDSDSETESGAASGETEMDFLRNLFSRTLGLGSGKREKLLDELSLEGVTKFIQSDQCQNIICMVGAGISTSAGIPDFRSPSTGLYANLEKYNLPYPEAIFEISYFKKHPEPFFALARELYPGQFKPTVCHYFMRLLKEKGLLLRCYTQNIDTLERVAGLEPEDLVEAHGTFYTSHCISSHCHKEYDLGWMKDKIFSEVTPKCDKCQSLVKPDIVFFGETLPARFFSCMQSDFQKVDLLIIMGTSLQVQPFASLVSKAPLTTPRLLINKEKTGQRDPFLGLMGMGGGMDFDSDKAYRDVAWLGDCDEGCLALADLLGWKKELEALVKKEHAAIDAQAGTSLHPLSASGKSAQADKEPRKAAEGQKPQ is encoded by the exons CCCCCGGTCCCCCTCAGGACGAGGCAGGGAAGGTGCAGGATGCTCAG GACTCAGATTCAGAAACTGAGAGTGGAGCTGCAtctggagagacagaga TGGACTTTTTACGGAATCTCTTCTCCCGAACCCTGGGCCTGGGCAGCGGGAAGCGAGAAAAGTTGTTGGATGAACTTTCCTTGGAAGGGGTGACCAAGTTCATCCAGAGTGACCAAT gtCAGAATATCATCTGCATGGTAGGGGCAGGGATCTCTACAT CTGCTGGCATCCCTGACTTCCGCTCCCCGTCCACCGGCCTCTATGCCAACTTGGAGAAGTACAACCTTCCCTACCCTGAAGCCATCTTTGAGATCAGCTACTTTAAG AAACACCCTGAGCCCTTCTTTGCTCTGGCCCGGGAGCTGTACCCAGGGCAATTTAAG CCCACCGTGTGTCATTACTTCATGCGCCTGCTCAAGGAGAAGGGCCTACTGCTTCGCTGCTATACCCAG aaCATCGACACACTGGAGCGGGTGGCTGGGCTGGAACCAGAGGACCTGGTTGAAGCCCATGGAACATTCTATACCTCTCACTGTATCAGCTCCCACTGCCACAAAGAGTATGACCTGGGCTGGATGAAAG aTAAGATCTTCTCAGAGGTGACCCCCAAGTGTGACAAATGCCAGAGTCTCGTGAAACCAG acATTGTCTTCTTTGGCGAGACCCTCCCAGCGCGCTTCTTCTCCTGCATGCAATCG GATTTCCAGAAGGTGGATCTGCTTATCATCATGGGCACCTCCCTGcaagtgcagccctttgcctCCCTCGTTAGCAA GGCCCCACTTACGACTCCTCGACTCCTCATCAATAAGGAGAAGACAGGACAG CGGGATCCCTTCTTGGGGCTCATGGGTATGGGGGGAGGCATGGATTTCGACTCGGACAAGGCTTACAG ggaTGTGGCCTGGCTTGGGGACTGTGATGAGGGCTGTCTGGCCTTGGCTGACCTCCTGGGATGGAAG AAAGAGCTGGAGGCACTGGTGAAGAAGGAGCATGCAGCCATTGACGCCCAGGCTGGGACCAGCCTGCATCCTCTCAGCGCCTCAGGGAAGTCTGCCCAGGCTGACAAAGAGCCCCGCAAAGCTGCAGAAGGACAGAAGCCCCAGTGA
- the SIRT2 gene encoding NAD-dependent protein deacetylase sirtuin-2 isoform X2, whose product MDFLRNLFSRTLGLGSGKREKLLDELSLEGVTKFIQSDQCQNIICMVGAGISTSAGIPDFRSPSTGLYANLEKYNLPYPEAIFEISYFKKHPEPFFALARELYPGQFKPTVCHYFMRLLKEKGLLLRCYTQNIDTLERVAGLEPEDLVEAHGTFYTSHCISSHCHKEYDLGWMKDKIFSEVTPKCDKCQSLVKPDIVFFGETLPARFFSCMQSDFQKVDLLIIMGTSLQVQPFASLVSKAPLTTPRLLINKEKTGQRDPFLGLMGMGGGMDFDSDKAYRDVAWLGDCDEGCLALADLLGWKKELEALVKKEHAAIDAQAGTSLHPLSASGKSAQADKEPRKAAEGQKPQ is encoded by the exons a TGGACTTTTTACGGAATCTCTTCTCCCGAACCCTGGGCCTGGGCAGCGGGAAGCGAGAAAAGTTGTTGGATGAACTTTCCTTGGAAGGGGTGACCAAGTTCATCCAGAGTGACCAAT gtCAGAATATCATCTGCATGGTAGGGGCAGGGATCTCTACAT CTGCTGGCATCCCTGACTTCCGCTCCCCGTCCACCGGCCTCTATGCCAACTTGGAGAAGTACAACCTTCCCTACCCTGAAGCCATCTTTGAGATCAGCTACTTTAAG AAACACCCTGAGCCCTTCTTTGCTCTGGCCCGGGAGCTGTACCCAGGGCAATTTAAG CCCACCGTGTGTCATTACTTCATGCGCCTGCTCAAGGAGAAGGGCCTACTGCTTCGCTGCTATACCCAG aaCATCGACACACTGGAGCGGGTGGCTGGGCTGGAACCAGAGGACCTGGTTGAAGCCCATGGAACATTCTATACCTCTCACTGTATCAGCTCCCACTGCCACAAAGAGTATGACCTGGGCTGGATGAAAG aTAAGATCTTCTCAGAGGTGACCCCCAAGTGTGACAAATGCCAGAGTCTCGTGAAACCAG acATTGTCTTCTTTGGCGAGACCCTCCCAGCGCGCTTCTTCTCCTGCATGCAATCG GATTTCCAGAAGGTGGATCTGCTTATCATCATGGGCACCTCCCTGcaagtgcagccctttgcctCCCTCGTTAGCAA GGCCCCACTTACGACTCCTCGACTCCTCATCAATAAGGAGAAGACAGGACAG CGGGATCCCTTCTTGGGGCTCATGGGTATGGGGGGAGGCATGGATTTCGACTCGGACAAGGCTTACAG ggaTGTGGCCTGGCTTGGGGACTGTGATGAGGGCTGTCTGGCCTTGGCTGACCTCCTGGGATGGAAG AAAGAGCTGGAGGCACTGGTGAAGAAGGAGCATGCAGCCATTGACGCCCAGGCTGGGACCAGCCTGCATCCTCTCAGCGCCTCAGGGAAGTCTGCCCAGGCTGACAAAGAGCCCCGCAAAGCTGCAGAAGGACAGAAGCCCCAGTGA
- the RINL gene encoding ras and Rab interactor-like protein isoform X1 has translation MYSQILQLVGGLVMGRDVLDAHDPAFPAQVQESGLEFPWVWSVATGLCSWKMHQPEDSGDGHPLEGERLLKLRRRLMRTRGLWQIPQLDARSSLDMLAQQPPGSFLVTGFGLSLALTMNTDPHREAMGTFRILETSAGVALQGSRLSFPDLPELLAFLSTSRDILPQPLLLPPRSLRPGVPLTEPLHIGRVWVTSTKGALSVVNPLYLRDHGSWEPKEETSEPGRKDTLAPQSLGPHRVSWIEGPPSPETETETWSLYNLEKVEDKLVEADETKDGGEEDPEPGGGVYQRVQALAQVQGSLVAKQHRALQARLREAQRGSRGPEAGDPATELLQDIRHLLADLKDHLVNDPEVQAAYRARTALPTQDHEDLEAMVEAAVCWVVLRPLQPILWTKLRTLRAQDLQQLQQHQEGMRARALQEAPVPSPTRHRIHARLARLHTACVPQRKVALLLAICRDVYEGLAQSGQREPLGADDFLPALTEELLWSPDIEATQLDVEFLMEILDPAELLGETGYYLTTWFGALHHIAHFQPATSGSAPKGLSYEARASIRLWQRRRTLHTSGRTVASPSMQLENPWESLEEDKSGAENGCLPGESASFTTSDL, from the exons ATGTATAGCCAGATCCTACAGTTGGTGGGAGGGCTCGTCATGGGGAGAGATGTTCTTGATGCCCATGATCCAGCCTTCCCTGCTCAGGTGCAAGAGTCAGGCCTTGAATTCCCTTGGGTCTGGTCAGTGGCCACTGGCCTGTGTTCCTGGAAGATGCACCAGCCTGAGGATTCAGGAGATGGACATCCACTGGAGGGAGAGAG GCTCCTCAAGCTAAGACGCCGTCTGATGAGGACTCGGGGTCTGTGGCAGATCCCACAACTCGATGCTCGGAGTTCTCTAGATATGCTGGCCCAGCAGCCCCCAGGG AGTTTCCTAGTCACAGGGTTTGGCCTGAGCCTGGCCCTCACGATGAATACAGACCCCCACCGGGAGGCCATGGGAACCTTTCGGATTCTAGAGACCTCTGCAG GAGTAGCTCTGCAGGGCTCTCGGCTCAGCTTCCCAGATTTGCCTGAACTCCTGGCTTTTCTCTCCACCAGCAG GGACATCCTGCCCCAGCCCCTGCTCCTTCCCCCCAGATCCCTGAGGCCTGGAGTCCCTCTTACTG aaCCTCTCCATATTGGAAGGGTCTGGGTCACCTCCACCAAAGGGGCCCTCTCCGTGGTGAATCCCCTGTATTTGAGGGACCATGGGTCATGGGAACCCAAAGAGGAGACCTCAGAACCGGGTCGGAAGGATACCCTAG CGCCTCAGTCTCTGGGGCCTCATCGGGTCTCCTGGATAGAGGGTCCTCCGAGTCCTGAGACTGAGACTGAGACCTGGTCCCTCTATAACCTGGAGAAAGTTGAGGACAAGTTGGTGGAGGCTGATGAGACcaaggatggaggggaggaagacCCAGAGCCTGGGGGTGGAGTGTACCAGAGAGTGCAGGCTCTGGCACAGGTTCAGGGCAGCCTTGTGGCCAAGCAGCATCGAGCACTTCAGGCCAGGCTCAGGGAAGCCCAGAGGGGTTCCCGTGGGCCAGAGGCTGGGGACCCAGCCACTGAGCTGCTGCAGGACATTCGCCATCTTCTCGCTGACCTCAAAGACCACCTAGTGAATGACCCAGAGGTCCAGGCTGCCTATAGGGCCAGGACAGCCCTACCCACTCAGGATCATGAGGATCTAG AAGCCATGGTGGAGGCAGCTGTGTGCTGGGTGGTGCTGAGGCCCCTCCAGCCGATCCTGTGGACCAAGCTTCGTACGCTGAGAGcccaggatctccagcagctacAGCAGCATCAGGAGGGGATGCGAGCCCGGGCACTGCAGGAAGCCCCTGTCCCCAGCCCAACCAGACACCGCATCCATGCCCGCTTGGCTCGCCTACACACTGCCTGCGTGCCACAGCGCAAAGTGGCTCTTCTGCTGGCCATCTGTCGGGATGTCTATGAGGGCCTTGCCCAGAGTGGGCAGCGGG AACCCCTGGGGGCCGATGACTTCTTGCCAGCCCTGACAGAGGAGCTTCTGTGGAGTCCAGACATCGAGGCCACCCAGCTGGATGTGGAATTCCTCATGGAGATTCTGGACCCTGCAGAGCTGCTGGGGGAAA CTGGGTATTACCTGACCACTTGGTTTGGGGCCCTTCACCACATAGCCCACTTCCAGCCAGCAACATCTGGGTCAGCCCCAAAAGGCCTCAGCTATGAGGCTAGGGCCTCCATCCGACTTTGGCAACGCCGTCGGACACTCCACACCTCGGGCCGGACTGTGGCCAG cCCATCTATGCAACTTGAGAACCCTTGGGAGAGTCTGGAAGAAGACAAGTCTGGAGCTGAGAATGGCTGCCTGCCAGGGGAATCTGCTTCTTTTACCACCAGCGACCTGTGA